AGCAAAAATGCAATTGTTCCCAAATATCCACATGGTTGCAAACGTGACATTGATTTCAGTggtgtaactttgttttaaaaagtgggtgggacaggaatgtgtgtatcattacaataataaatgtgcaaaatgtattgacatagacctcatgtttaatatgatagtttcgtCCTTACGcactataatacaatatacagTTAGCAGTGGCGTAGTCTAGTTTTTTGTAGTgagtatactgtgatttttcccTCCCAGCCTCATACTTACCTGTCCCAGAGCGACACCCCATAAGCACCGCCACACTCACTACTGCACGTAGTATGCATCTGATCTAGGCTATATGCaattgagagcattctgaaagactgcttatgtgtgttttatcaacatgtcaatttattataatcaacaaaaGACTTCACCAGCCAATGGCATTTACAGCTGAAGAGACTCTGGACTGATTTTCTACTGTTTCACCATCTAACTCAACCAGTTAAGATAGCCTGAGATGTTATATGCATATGGTCCCTGGAGCATATTTTATCAGCTGGCAagtttcaatgcacatttaagagtgcaagttgcaactattattaCTCTCTAAAATAAGCATGCCAGAGGTTCTGTGTTAATCCGCCCtcgtgttatttattttatttttttctcattaaaaccaaagatgttaaTCAGTGATTGTTTCTCAAGAGCAGAGacacgtttatgtgcattttgtttgtgatttcaccggaaCGAATAGAGTCTGCGGCCGCAACAGTGATAGATTGAAGCGCTCGTCCGTGTGAAGACTGCGCACTGTGCACGAGCGCAAAGAGAAAACTGTTGCGCCACTTATAACAGCGGCAAGGAGCACTCaatatgatttcaaaaacaacacatcccagcgCAATATCGtctattatttaacacaaacgaacAAATTTCTaatcaactagagatgtttcttttctATTAGCATACATCCGTgccgcgagatgtttcaaaaagtggtgaggacaatatcgaccctggcaaaaagtggtggggacatgtcccacctgtcccacccgcaaattacgcctataatttattttatataacagttcaacaaacaaaagggtaatattaagtgaaGTACTTTTAAACACTGTATTGTTTGCTGTATTTTGCGAAATAATAGTTccaacgaaagccacagcagaactgcaaCTCAAAGCACTGTTTTGTGAACGAATCTGTGACTTTGAACAAATCAtgagagtcaatgattcaattacccattcaaaaatacagccattcattcattcagtcattactgaatgaatgaatgactcgatgactcactcattaagacagtgactttaGTTCAATATTTAAAGTATCACGTCATTTTAATATCATTGCTtatttctctattgaacatttttaatttaaaacattgtttattttataaaggtatttataaaggtaaaaaaaaggCACTTTAATAAACAAtcttttttggggggaaaatattgttccttaatggaaaaggtgcgACTGCagcagtctaagtggaagagagggggtacgcagaaggaGGTTAAATGCAGGGGGTAcgcaaatgtaaaatgtttgggaaccactgctgtagtgtattttttttttttttttacattttccattGGTAGCCCAGAATATGATTgttacactataaaaaaaaaaaagactgaaattgtGAAGTTGCACTTCAGCTTTATGTGACTTTAGTGAAATAGCTATAcctaaagtaaataaaatggcCTAATTTGATCCTACAGAGTTGTTACTCtgcacatgctttttgattacaaataataatgcaaaatgattATCTTCGAATAGAAGATATGCTGTCTCTCGCATCACATAAATTATCAATAGTTATGTAAGTGGTCTTGAAaaggattatttttttctgtctctgtcttgACTGCCTCATTTGGACTCggacttgacttggactcgaCAAAGGTGGACTTGACTACAGCCCTATTGTAgtgcttttgatttttttattttttttattttttaaatcaggcCATTCAGGGCCATTAACTATCACTCCTTGCCAGTGCGTTGattactgaactagggagctaaCTGAAACGCACCCAGATATTTAGATTTCTTTCTGTTATTTATTCTCACAGATTgtccaaacacacagaaaaactccTAGTGAAGCAACTGAGATCCATGTTacactattataaagatggcgtttattaaagaggagagcgAAGACATAAAGATTGAAGAAGAAGAAACCATAAGAGTGAAACAAGAAGATTTTCAGagacaaacaggttggtttcatgTTTAAATCTGAACTTTGATACTTATTAAAATGACCAGCTCTACAGAAATGAacaatatttttgaagaatgtcatatGAGTGTCTTAATTAAAGTggttttatttgacatggagTAGATCTCTCTTGTGGACAGACATGTTGACACATAGGCACCTTTGGAAAAACAAGATATTATCCATTAATTTTAACCAATCAAAAAAATCGATTTATATTTGGGAACCTGTCTGATTGGTGGATTTCACATCAGTTTTCGATGGGTTTTAATACACACAATACTACAGTTTTAGCATTACAGCATAATTACTTCACACAACAGcttgtattttcagtttttttattttattttttgttgttggtggtgttttttttttgttttgttttttgcatgataataaattgcattttaagtaATTAACCCGTACATGCGTTTGTGGTGGGTTGGGGGGTAGGCTTGCTGCGAAAGTTCAACAGGAACACCGGCTACATCACTTACCCACCATGGCACTGCCCCcactgttgtttttattgtgataaaaataatttagttcAGTTACAGTACAGACACTACATTAAAAACTTGTGTCTGCTCAATTCAGTGTGAGCCGAAAGAGAGTTGCAGGACAGATCAGctcagcagcaggagtcagatttcatttatcatGAGAGTGAGAagctgactgacaagacgatggcagaagatttggtttcaatttgaaatgtaaaagcaCCTATTTGGCAAGATTTTAGATTTGAACCCAATGCCAGTAGGTAACCTGCAAAAGATTACTTGTGTTTTTCTAGTTCATttagaataataatgaacccaccattcaagcaattgaaTTCCCCCCCCATTTAGGGATAATGCACACAGACATTCATAACGGTGCATGTCCACTGGCACGGAGCGTTCTCAGTTTTTAGCTCAACTTCCGTTATGTCTGGCCATAagcattttactttcacttaaGCGTGTTGTCACATGTTGAATAACCAGTGGAAAAATGTCTTCATCAGGTTGGGTTTGGGGTGTTTGTGAAGGGGGTAGAAACAAAACGCCGCCTATGACCAGACACACACTAATGCCGCCTTCCAAGTGCACCTGGGAAGATCCTACTTAGTTGGGCATTCATTATGTCATGTATTAAATTCTGTAAATAGTACAGAAGTAGCCTAAACAAAAGGCATATTTTGAGTTATATTAAACCCAATTGCTACTACTGAATAGAAAAATCTAGTCGTTTAATGGTTAATGATTAACAAGCTTTATATTCATTGTATTAATGGACAATATTAAACAttccttttaaattaaaataattatatgaatatattatatgaattataagtAATTGTAATTcatgtaatataaatgtaataaataattagcagcaaaagATGAGCAGTTTTGtctgtaaaatgttttcactataaactgatttaatttgaagCAAGAGATACAGGGGAGtagctttattgcatcagatacatgtcactatactcacagctgattggtcgagtttggGTTTGTGAATAAAACCTCTAACCCAGAAcaaaacctgctccggagcaggttagccgtgtagcgcaagttaccatagcaatgaaatccgctaaaaaccaatccaatTTCATGAGCCCGAAAAAacagtttgctcaaactaatcttgaacttacctgggtagaaactgaaactgGCTTTGTGCAACAGATGTGAGAGTTGATTGTAGCCACCAGTCACGTCcatattgataaatgccaaGTTTTGCTTCGTGATTAGGCCCAATGTGGTGTCACAAGATGTGATCCTAAAAAGGGACCACACCTCTTGTGAATGCAGTTGCAGGTGAAACCTATCTAATGGTTTGAAGTGGCAGCAGTTCATCCTCTGTTAAGTTCATCATGACATCACAAGACCACAACCAAggcatttaaagaaaaataaataaatgtaatttatttaaatataagcaACAAAGGGGGTCAGGTCAACATAAACAAAAAGAGCAATCTGACACGAAAGAAAGAGACAGCAGTCAGCCCTGTCACTAGGAGaggaacacattaaaaaaaagaaaccggTAGACACAATAGCAACAAACAAAGATACATCCTGGGATGTAACAGTAATACTTATCAGTAGTGATGATCAAATTGGGCTGATGTGATTGTATTTCTTAGTATTTATAGTAAACTTTGAACTAACTAGAGCTTATTTATTGACCTTCcaaggtggaagaaggctgttaaGGCTATATAAACATGAATAGAAGACTGATTATCAAAGACTTTTAACTGTAGAAAACAATGCAACAGTACATGCTTCGAAATCTAGAATCTAATGTGTGGAGGTTTTTGGTCTAATAATTAATGCTGCTGTCTTGTCAGAGTTTAATATAAGAAAATTACTATCACATCTTTGACAACATTAAAACACTCTGCTAACTTTGGGTTGTGAGaaaatttaaaactaaatatcaTTGTCATTACAATGAAAACTAATGATAATGTCCATCATGGGAAACATACAATGAGAAAAGCAGAGGACCTAATACAGAGCTCtgtggcactccataatttgTGTTTCATGAGACGTCTTTTATTTACACAAACAAAGTGGTAGTGGTCACATAAATAGGACCTGAACCATGCTAATGCTTGTTCACAAACGCCAACATAAAGCTCAAGCTGTGCAAGATAATGTTGTGGCCTATGTTGTTGAAATATCTAATAGCACTAGAAAAGTGATGTTGTAGCCATGATAGGATGCCTAAAGCAGGTAATTTGAATATGCAGTTTCTCAGTTATGATGGTGTCATATAATGTAGTAACAAAGCTCACAAAGACAAGGAATATGTAgaattacttttaataaactctCAGGAGATACTCAGGAGAACACCATATACATAGACGAGAATGACAGAGAATGAAGGAGAACACGGTATAAATACATGGAGCAAACAATGGGAACTAATGGGCTAATAAAAGACAAAGGCAGAAtcaaaacacaaagaaacaacCAAAACAGAATGTAACTCTGACAGATGAGGCctaaatcctgactgaaattctTCAATTACTGTTTCTGCCAAACTGAACATGGTTGAGATGACAATATATATCTcatattttagatataaatggcAGATTTGAGATTGTTCTATACCTGACTAGTTCTTCTGAGTCaaactgttttttgttgtttgtttttgataagAGGTGCTTGATTATTGCCAGCTTGAAAGTATTTGGGACATATCATAAACAAAGCTAAGAATTAACAATATTGAGAAGAGTAAGCTTAGTAGTGAATGCATATAGGATCCTAGTGTAcatgtcattttttatgctttatGTCTAAACGTTTTGATTTGTCACTTTGTGCCATTAAACTGAggttatttgtcttttttgccTTAGATCTGATGGCAGTGAAAGAGGAGAGTCAAGAGGACACTAAAAAGGAAGTCAAAGAACTGTATGCTAAACATCATGATTTAATAACTGGAGAAAAAACCTTGAGTTGCTCACTGAATGAGAAGacttcaaaaagaaaaagagctcAAAATAAAGAAACTGTAAGTAATATGACTTGCGAATATTGTGGGAAGActttcataaaacataaaaaccttcaagttcacatgagaattcacacaggagagaagccatttacatgccaacagtgtggaaagagtttcactcaaaaaggTAGTCTTAAAtcccacatgagagttcacactaaAGAGAGCCCTTTCACCTGTGaacaatgtggaaaaagttttaCTCAAAAAGGAAACCTGAAAGTCCATATGagaattcactttaaagaaaccCCATTCACCTGCCAagaatgtggaaaaagtttcactcaaaaaggaaGCCTTAAAGATCACATGAGAATACACACTGGAGAGAACCCTTACACATGTcaacaatgtggaaaaagtttcattCGAAAAGGAAACCTGAAAGTCCatatgagagttcacactggagagagtccttacacctgccaacatTGTGGAAAAAGTTTTTCTCAAAAAGCAAGCCTTAACAGCCACacaagaattcacactggagaaaagcctttcaAATGctctcagtgtgaaaagagtttTACACATAAAGGAACCCTTACTAACCACATgacaattcacactggagagaagccattcgTATGTGGTCAGTGTGGAAAAGGTTTCAGATTTTCAGTAACCCTTAATTACCACATGAAGATTCACTCAAAAGAAAACTGTTCTATATGtcatcagtgtggaaaaagtttcacagacaagaaaCACCTTAAGAATCATGTAGAAATTCACATTGGAGATAAGCCTTTCATGTGTCATCACTGTGgaaagactttcaaaaacaatgcAAACCTTCAGATTCAcataagaattcacactggagagaagcctttcacctgtcttcagtgtggaaagagtttcacggTTAAAGGAAACCTTGACATTCACTCAAgggttcatactggagagaggCCTTACAGTTGTCTTAGGTGTGAGAGGACTTTCAAATATCATAGAGACCTGAAATGTCATTTGCTAACTCATTCTAGAAAGAAATTACAAAGATCTGAGTGTGATACAAGGTTTACGAAAAAAAGCAATTTAAGAAATCTCCTGCACATTCACTCTGGAGGAGGGCGATTTAATTGTGATCggtgtaaaaaaacatttcttttgcaATCACATTTAAAGATGCATATGAAAAGTCACGCAGATGTGAGACCCTATTCTTGTTCTTTTTGTAGAAAGCGTTTTAAATGGCTCAGCAATTTAAAATGGCACCAGAAATTATCTATCTGTGTGAAATCAAAGCTACGTTCATGCCGCAGATGAGTGTGGCCCAAATTGGATTTTCtgctcaaatgttttttttttttttttttttttttttttaaatgtggcccATATCAGATACTTGTTTGAACAGGTGATGCTCATACAAAACTCCAAAATTTTCATTGATTTAGTGGTTCAATTCTTCTATTTTCATCTTTTATGTCTTTATACTTTGCcttgattttcttctttttgtcaTATGAATACCTGTGGCAACACCCACCTATCTCCTTTTGCTATATTTGCAAATATTGAGCGATTGAGGTAGACGTCCTATAATTTCGGTTGTATAGAGATGTTGCTCATGTACACTATATTGACAAAAGTTTTGGTACACCCCTCGAAatcatggccacaggtgtataaaatcaagcacctaggctgCAGACttattctacaaacatttgagtcgctctcaggagctcagtgaattcaagcgtggtactgtgataggttgccacctgtgcaataagtccatttgtgaaatttcctcgtTATATATTCCACGCTAAACTTTTAGTGGTATCTTAACacagtggaagcaattgggaacaacagcaactcagccacgaagtggtaggccgtgtaaaatcacagagcggggtcagcgcatgctgaggtgcacagtgcgcagaagtcaccaactttctgtagagtcaatagctacagacctccaaactttgtgtggcctttagattagctcaagaacagtgcgtagagagcttcatggaaagggtttccatggccaagcagctgcatccaagccttacatcaccaaatgcaatgcaaagcgttggatgcagtggtgtaaagcacgccgccactggactctagagcaggggagacgtgttctctggagtgacgaatcatgcttctctgtctggcaatcggatggatgagtctgggtttggtggttgccaggagaatggtacttgcctgactacattgtgccaagtgtaaagtttggtgtggggttgtttttcaggggttgggcttgtccccttagttccagtgaaaggaactcttaatgctccCAACATTGTGGGAACaatttggggatggccccttcctgttccaacatggatgagcgagtttggtgtggaggaacttgactaggctgcacagagtcctgacctcaactcgatagaacacctttgggatgaattagagcggagactgtgagccaggccttctcatccaacatcagtgtctgacctcagttgaagctgttatagctgcaaagggtgagccaactccatattgaaccctacggattaagaataggatgtcattaaagttcatgtgcatgaaAAGGCAGATATAATGTATTTTGGATATTTTggcaatataatgtatttcagtataatacattgaaataaatatattgtgtaaatCTATCTACAttgcattttgtcattttgtttaccTTAtgctaaaatgctttaaatgttttttttttgtttgtttgtttttttacccaTTACCCATCATAACCAGAGTTGAGAACTAGTGCATTAGGGCAttttcacactggcagtttagttcaGAATGGGGCACAGTTTGCATTAAAAATTGCtaatgtgaaagctgtcatgTGGACCCTGGTGCGCACTGGGATACAGAACCCGAGATTACCTGGaggaggtggtctgagttcGGTTGCACTCGAACTGTGCCGCGATTCACATGAATGAGAAAGCAACACAGACTCGGGTGTGCACTGGTTCAAGAAGTAAAGTAACCTTTGTATGCTTTTTAGCCGATTACGATGTATTTAGTTAGATAAAATACATGTAATGGTTGGTAATGTTGATGATTTTCCTTGGATAAGAGCAAGAATTGGTCTGCAGTGTATTTGCGCATAATGAGTGCAATCAAGGCAGCAAATGAATGGCAATCTGCCATCTCTTCAATAGAGTCTGTTTGCAAGCAGCAGAAAGCCACCTTCATGTGACGCACATACAGtaaaccaaagtccctttaagacaagtcatttcactcggcggccatctttgaaagtgcagctcctatctctttgaatggggaaacatcaaattctccaaagctgtttgccaagctttcgattaaatttcatttttgaaaacacaaatgaaatctgacaacaactgtctcataaattttgtttctaaatgctcaaatattgacaaaaaactatttttcaggctggatcaagctcaTGCGCAGTGTCTCTTTTCAGAGGCgcacgtctgactgtttctataggaacctgAGCTTCTAACTGCCGCTGCAGTGaagcgatgactttaccaatcggcagttggctcttatttagaaggcaggacttaCTCCGCCATATCACActttgcactttctcccattcaaaacaatataaGTGACAcatgttattctatagtctttgagtAAAGTAAATGTCATTTACTCAACTGCGCATAATAGcaccaaattaataaaaactaggggtgtaacagtacacaaacatgacggttcggtacatacctcggttttgaagcCATGGCTCGGTACGGGTACGGTACAGtaggggggagaaaactaaactaactaaactgttttttgaacaaatgtgcctctgttaaaataaattacaattttcttaaggttaaaaaaatctatcttagcaaatgctgtaaactatatggGGAGCCTTACTTTCACattactataaaattaaagtttACAATGAACAACAGAGCCCACATTTTTGAAATACAATTATttacagttactgtcataacttattttcattaaaaatttatttaaacatacattaaataatcaagacatttcTAACAggttatagggttagttcacctcaaaatgagaattatattattaattactcaccctcatgtcgttccaaatttgtaagactttcgttgatattcggaacacaaattaagatctttttgaggAAATATTTCTGTatgcaataataaaatgttttaaagtgtgTGCTTTTTGTGTACATTAACACAATATTCATCacttattcataaatatttcaatGAATTTATGAACGATATCACTATCTCAAAGCATCACTAAATGTACTTAATGTACTGTGAATGCCTAGAAATTAATTGATATGGCTAtagtaaatatttgtatttataataaattatatttaaaatatgttacacAAATCCAAATTTGTAAATGATCAGAAGATGCTTTTGTCTCATAGTctaatttattaatcttattttCTGGCAATTACTTCCAGAAGACGAAGGAATCTTTCATCCCTTTCCTTAGTCTCCCTGACTCTCCTTTCCTCTCTCAGTTGCTTCCCGGCGCCATCTGTCTTCTGTTTCTCTTGCTTCTCTTTCTTGTCTTCCCTCCATCGCTTGTCTCTCTCGTTCTCTTCGCTCTTCCTTCTCCATTTCTTTCTATTGTCTCTCCTCTCAGTCGCTTCCCGCTCTCTctttattatgcattttatttatagttGCCTTTCTTGACACTAAAGGTCACCAAACATCATTAACAAGACAATCACAATAATTAAGTAAAGACAATGAAGACAATGAGatacaatacaattaaaaaaagacaatgcAGTTGTAGTCAGAGGGAGTAAGCTATTCTAAACAGATGGGTTTTGAGTTTGGATTTATAATGTGGGAGAGAGTCGGTATTACGGAGGTCAGGTGGAAGTGAGTTCCAGAGCTGGGGAGCAGAGCTTTCAGTTGCTCTGCTCCCCAGCTCTGGAACAAGGCGGACAAGGGGAACAGTGAAATTGATGGAGGAAGAGGATCTAAGAGTGTGAGCGGGTGTGGCT
The Ctenopharyngodon idella isolate HZGC_01 chromosome 4, HZGC01, whole genome shotgun sequence genome window above contains:
- the LOC127510629 gene encoding gastrula zinc finger protein XlCGF57.1-like; this translates as MAFIKEESEDIKIEEEETIRVKQEDFQRQTDLMAVKEESQEDTKKEVKELYAKHHDLITGEKTLSCSLNEKTSKRKRAQNKETVSNMTCEYCGKTFIKHKNLQVHMRIHTGEKPFTCQQCGKSFTQKGSLKSHMRVHTKESPFTCEQCGKSFTQKGNLKVHMRIHFKETPFTCQECGKSFTQKGSLKDHMRIHTGENPYTCQQCGKSFIRKGNLKVHMRVHTGESPYTCQHCGKSFSQKASLNSHTRIHTGEKPFKCSQCEKSFTHKGTLTNHMTIHTGEKPFVCGQCGKGFRFSVTLNYHMKIHSKENCSICHQCGKSFTDKKHLKNHVEIHIGDKPFMCHHCGKTFKNNANLQIHIRIHTGEKPFTCLQCGKSFTVKGNLDIHSRVHTGERPYSCLRCERTFKYHRDLKCHLLTHSRKKLQRSECDTRFTKKSNLRNLLHIHSGGGRFNCDRCKKTFLLQSHLKMHMKSHADVRPYSCSFCRKRFKWLSNLKWHQKLSICVKSKLRSCRR